In Granulicella tundricola MP5ACTX9, a single genomic region encodes these proteins:
- a CDS encoding TonB-dependent receptor, which yields MLSHFKRNAIVASIAVFSAGAPMLAQTFHGTVSGTVSDSSGAVITGANVQLVNPATGVILNATSSKAGEFNFQELPVGTYTLSISMSGFQSRKIEAIDVAVTKIENFPVVLSPGSASTEIEVTASGVQVDTQSSALVAVIDSKAVEDMPLNGRDFTRLTHFAPGVAAISNSVNGSRTASINFQLDGADNVDPWLGIVASNQGGIASVPGGLIPIEAIDQFSMQSGGEADQGRNAGANSNMVIKSGTNHIHGDVFYFDRNEFFAALSPVAGAGTRKTLIRNHQGGFTLGGPIWKDHTFLFTAGEIQIAKANVALSDTVVSDAWITAATANIAAFNKAGAIDPITKQPYAVSALSTNLYNLLYPANSKGSAATTNNYFASGTSNYNSYNGIVKLDHHFSDKQSLSLRYLGTTGTQTAPTASDYAQYFQTAPMHIHNFGIIHSYIFSPRLLNTVTFATNYFLQTFNDADQNFHPQANAGLNLGITNAIIAAGAPSILITGFDQTGATQPSGRTDVTGHVTDNFHWTLGKHELKFGGEYRHSNVNQLYFSSARGTFTFDGSRGPWSSSAGTQLADLSDFLIGAPTASSGARLLQGNAQRVWTYNTEDFWVQDDFQATKKLSLNYGIRYTVPGVIQAAANDIYQFVPGTTPGFQKGYYPEYYSGVAPRIGFSYAPFADERTVIRGSYGIFYDFPAMSSWITGTTTNGGAAYAQNNPAGPDAAVIFNQSGFEWAQNVNPFVGAAAPQVGAFGVNQNFKMPRATVVSFNVEQQLSKSTLFSVGYVGSFGSHLENLYNINQPVANGTKVANTNRPYDATTVYPNENPTFQGQKLLAINQLNFEAASNFHSLQTTVKQALWKGITATLNYTWSKSMDDASSSTTPMNSYNLHQDYGQSTFDNRNVVNGFVIYSIPQFGHFMPKLTKGYQVNALYTYSSGNPISPQYSTNVDGTGELKDRPNYTGVSPFTGVQLATSTSSQRTYRYLQNLVSNPSFTCPGAVSTSTTNPAVCPTTVTGVYGNEKRDNFTGPNFRTVDFSLIKHTPVTEKVMSEFRVEIFNIFNFNNFAPPTVTATSSSFGIISNTRNGAASPGIGFGEPFNIQFALKLTF from the coding sequence ATGCTTTCGCACTTCAAGCGCAATGCCATCGTGGCATCCATTGCAGTCTTTTCCGCGGGCGCGCCTATGCTGGCGCAGACGTTCCACGGCACCGTTTCTGGTACGGTGAGCGACTCCAGCGGCGCCGTCATCACCGGGGCGAACGTACAACTGGTTAACCCTGCAACCGGGGTCATTTTGAACGCTACGTCGAGCAAAGCGGGCGAGTTCAACTTCCAGGAGCTGCCGGTTGGCACCTATACCCTCAGCATCTCCATGAGCGGATTTCAAAGCCGGAAGATCGAAGCGATCGACGTGGCTGTGACGAAGATCGAGAACTTTCCGGTTGTACTCTCGCCTGGTTCTGCCTCGACCGAGATTGAGGTGACTGCGAGCGGCGTGCAGGTGGATACACAATCCAGTGCGCTGGTTGCGGTTATCGATTCAAAGGCGGTGGAAGATATGCCGTTGAACGGACGTGACTTTACCCGTCTGACGCACTTTGCGCCGGGTGTTGCGGCGATCTCGAACTCCGTAAATGGATCTCGCACAGCGAGCATCAACTTCCAGTTGGACGGCGCGGATAACGTCGATCCGTGGCTTGGGATTGTGGCTTCCAATCAGGGCGGTATCGCTTCAGTTCCGGGTGGATTGATTCCGATTGAGGCGATCGATCAGTTCTCGATGCAGTCGGGCGGTGAGGCGGACCAGGGGCGCAACGCGGGCGCGAACTCGAACATGGTGATCAAGTCAGGCACGAATCACATCCATGGCGACGTGTTCTATTTCGACCGCAATGAGTTCTTTGCGGCGCTTTCGCCGGTGGCAGGAGCCGGGACGCGTAAGACACTTATCCGTAATCACCAAGGCGGCTTCACACTGGGCGGACCGATCTGGAAGGATCACACGTTCCTGTTTACGGCGGGCGAGATTCAGATTGCGAAGGCGAACGTTGCGCTTTCCGACACGGTTGTGTCAGATGCATGGATCACGGCTGCCACGGCCAATATTGCAGCGTTCAACAAGGCGGGCGCCATCGATCCAATCACGAAACAGCCCTATGCAGTGAGCGCCCTCAGCACGAACCTCTACAATCTGCTGTACCCCGCAAATTCAAAGGGATCGGCGGCGACGACGAACAATTATTTTGCGAGCGGCACCTCGAATTACAACAGCTATAACGGGATCGTCAAGCTGGACCATCACTTCAGCGATAAGCAAAGCCTTTCGCTCCGTTACTTAGGGACGACCGGAACGCAAACTGCGCCGACTGCGTCTGACTACGCACAATACTTCCAAACTGCGCCGATGCACATTCACAACTTCGGCATCATCCATAGCTACATCTTTAGTCCCCGGTTGCTGAACACGGTAACCTTTGCGACCAACTACTTCCTGCAGACGTTCAATGACGCCGATCAAAACTTTCATCCTCAGGCGAACGCAGGGCTGAATCTTGGGATCACCAATGCCATCATCGCAGCAGGTGCACCGAGCATTCTGATCACGGGCTTCGATCAGACCGGTGCTACCCAGCCCTCCGGGCGTACCGATGTGACTGGACACGTTACCGATAACTTTCACTGGACGCTGGGCAAGCATGAGCTCAAGTTCGGCGGCGAGTATCGTCACTCCAACGTGAACCAGCTTTACTTCTCAAGCGCGCGTGGAACGTTTACGTTCGACGGCTCGCGTGGTCCCTGGTCAAGCTCAGCCGGTACACAGCTTGCGGATCTTTCCGACTTCCTGATCGGCGCTCCGACCGCCTCCTCAGGCGCCCGCCTGCTCCAGGGGAACGCTCAACGTGTCTGGACCTACAACACCGAGGACTTCTGGGTGCAGGATGACTTCCAGGCGACGAAGAAGTTGAGCCTGAATTACGGTATCCGCTACACGGTCCCGGGTGTGATCCAGGCGGCAGCGAACGATATCTATCAGTTCGTCCCTGGTACGACGCCTGGTTTCCAGAAGGGCTACTACCCGGAGTACTACAGTGGCGTCGCCCCTCGCATAGGCTTCTCCTATGCCCCCTTTGCGGATGAGCGGACCGTTATCCGCGGATCGTATGGAATCTTCTATGACTTCCCGGCGATGAGCAGCTGGATTACGGGTACCACAACCAACGGCGGTGCAGCCTATGCACAGAACAACCCTGCCGGCCCGGATGCCGCCGTCATCTTCAACCAAAGCGGTTTCGAGTGGGCGCAGAACGTAAATCCCTTTGTGGGCGCGGCTGCTCCTCAGGTGGGTGCGTTTGGAGTGAATCAGAACTTCAAGATGCCGCGAGCCACGGTTGTCAGCTTCAATGTGGAGCAACAACTCTCGAAGTCAACTCTCTTCTCGGTTGGATATGTCGGTTCGTTTGGCTCTCACCTGGAGAATCTGTACAACATCAACCAGCCGGTTGCGAACGGAACGAAGGTCGCCAATACGAACCGTCCTTATGATGCAACGACCGTGTACCCCAATGAAAATCCCACCTTTCAGGGACAGAAGCTGCTGGCGATCAATCAGCTGAATTTTGAAGCTGCCTCCAACTTCCACTCTCTGCAGACGACTGTGAAACAGGCTTTGTGGAAGGGTATTACCGCCACCTTGAATTACACCTGGTCAAAGTCTATGGATGATGCGTCCAGCAGCACGACCCCAATGAACAGCTACAACCTGCACCAGGACTACGGGCAGAGCACCTTCGACAATCGCAATGTCGTCAACGGATTCGTCATCTACAGCATTCCTCAGTTCGGTCACTTCATGCCGAAGCTGACGAAGGGTTACCAGGTCAACGCCTTGTATACCTATTCCAGCGGAAACCCAATCAGCCCGCAGTACAGCACGAACGTCGACGGAACGGGTGAACTCAAGGACCGGCCCAACTACACAGGGGTGAGCCCTTTCACTGGCGTGCAACTCGCTACGAGCACAAGCTCACAGCGCACTTACCGCTATCTGCAGAACCTGGTCTCAAACCCGTCGTTCACATGCCCTGGAGCGGTCTCCACCTCAACTACCAACCCCGCCGTCTGCCCCACAACCGTTACGGGTGTCTACGGGAATGAAAAGCGGGACAACTTTACTGGTCCGAACTTCCGTACTGTCGATTTCTCGTTGATCAAGCACACGCCTGTCACTGAGAAGGTCATGTCTGAGTTCCGCGTTGAGATCTTCAACATCTTCAACTTCAATAACTTTGCCCCACCCACGGTCACTGCAACAAGCAGCTCGTTTGGAATCATCAGCAATACCCGTAACGGTGCTGCATCACCGGGTATCGGCTTTGGCGAGCCATTCAATATTCAGTTTGCTTTGAAGCTGACCTTCTAA